In one window of Arachis ipaensis cultivar K30076 chromosome B06, Araip1.1, whole genome shotgun sequence DNA:
- the LOC107605653 gene encoding NAC domain-containing protein 68 isoform X1: MEQEEEPQQNEPPHSHSQSRCVTLPPGCRFHPSEELLLRYYLTNKNGTGNWNGNGGLGFDGSDLIRELDFYDYDPFELPDFACFAYGYGGRRRHWYCFTSVRVSRGERWKRKRKVKSGFWLRRGRVSNVNGVGENVVLGTRTRFVFYMGDSAKNGARTDWVLYEYALVDHVMASYVLCRVFSKPRYKNSASDIGLSCCAEESVSAVRHIGIQHDEHVKLDAVEAKVCDDISIDHNNEICAGGNSDNDNQVKNAHDIDALRCLAGPQGSQQLSIANFYISNNLKSLVRNGAISVGSQLAFLSSLQLPSPFLDLLDLRTHSYDLGCIPLFFPANIIINIRLNVLFFLLNGKTYYCSVETAISKSSSNMSFHPALAFQQTFALACSFASESVHFIL, encoded by the exons ATGGAACAAGAAGAAGAACCACAACAAAATGAGCCacctcactctcactctcaatcTCGGTGCGTGACGCTACCTCCCGGTTGCCGGTTCCATCCTTCGGAGGAGCTTCTATTGCGTTACTACCTGACCAACAAAAACGGCACGGGGAACTGGAATGGTAACGGTGGTTTGGGATTCGATGGTTCTGATTTGATTCGGGAGCTGGATTTTTACGATTACGATCCTTTTGAACTGCCGGATTTTGCGTGCTTTGCGTACGGCTACGGCGGAAGGAGGAGGCACTGGTACTGTTTCACCTCCGTTAGGGTTTCGAGGGGAGAGAggtggaagaggaagaggaaggttAAGAGTGGGTTCTGGTTGAGGAGGGGAAGGGTTTCGAATGTTAACGGTGTTGGGGAGAACGTGGTTTTGGGAACGAGGACGAGGTTCGTTTTCTATATGGGTGATTCGGCGAAGAACGGTGCCAGGACGGATTGGGTTTTGTATGAATACGCATTGGTTGATCATGTTATG GCCTCTTATGTTCTTTGCCGGGTATTTAGTAAGCCTCGTTATAAGAATAGTGCATCAGACATCGGCCTGAGTTGTTGTGCAGAAGAGAGTGTATCAGCAGTGCGCCATATTGGTATTCAGCATGATGAACATGTTAAATTGGATGCCGTTGAAGCTAAAGTATGTGATGATATCTCCATTGACCACAACAATGAAATATGTGCTGGTGGAAACAGCGATAATGATAATCAAGTTAAGAATGCACATGATATAGATGCTCTACGTTGTTTGGCGGGTCCTCAGGGCAGTCAGCAG CTATCAATTGCAAACTTCTACATCAGCAATAATCTGAAAAGTCTAGTCAGAAATGGGGCTATCAGTGTCGGGAGTCAATTAGCGTTTCTATCTTCTTTACAATTACCTTCCCCCTTTTTAGATTTGCTAGATTTGAGAACTCATTCATATGATCTTGGTTGCATTCCCCTTTTTTTCCCTGCTAATATCATTATTAATATTAGATTAAATGTGTTATTCTTTCTTCTGAATGGGAAAACATATTACTGTTCAGTAGAAACCGCTATAAGTAAATCTAGCAGTAATATGTCCTTCCATCCAGCTCTTGCTTTCCAGCAGACTTTTGCTTTAGCATGCTCTTTTGCCAGTGAATCtgttcatttcattttgtaa
- the LOC107605655 gene encoding probable E3 ubiquitin-protein ligase HIP1 isoform X2: protein MQGQRDTIGSLPETLEFDCGSTSSGATTATVNQQICWNNMRNPADNRIPEYILPPSDVNPSYVSPLNHGWQNLSGWSLGEPSYSNTQNEVNINNDQRRELGWPSSISFGAPAGSRQEERRVEPTNAVSMDNTNTTMYVHGANSHMMPPQNLNLNAGMGDSSSANSHHVEHANLPKSIGPVNEHVPPPLIGSGPLMLPSASNSLLFEDTDGRPGCSVDTRRVSCKRKAVERSVGQCSDGGSSSYSQPTDGSAWNTLPTQDYVGGSLGRSASVDRVSARLGLSMGDGPSESIPDSNVAGNPESFHRNFRLRVNPSSQQSSIPVPPPAAFSTGNVIRTSGISPSVPVLPRFHPADNSLDARPVPTVDTMIPQSQPLLVHVPALPRNMQSFRWGGASSSANNHSSNSAIPADNRDNNIPHEDASSRSLPRNLFEHPVFAPGTNLRNLARNPTNRAPSSGNLSIPGNVAAASSSRSGSHSAINPSSASPWVARPNPQHYPRRLSEYVRRSLFPPPGSEAGGSSSSNYPSARGPDSRALPSGAHPGTPSWLERPGDHEYGIPYSIRSLAVAGEGNSRLVSELRNVLGLMRRGGSLRFELLSIAIRIPGL, encoded by the exons ATGCAAGGACAGCGAGATACAATCGGTTCCTTGCCAGAAACCTTAGAATTTGATTGTGGATCAACATCGAGTGGTGCAACCACTGCCACAGTGAATCAGCAGATTTGCTGGAATAATATGCGGAATCCTGCAGATAACCGAATACCCGAGTACATACTTCCCCCAAGTGATGTAAACCCATCTTATGTGAGCCCTTTGAATCATGGTTGGCAGAATTTGAGTGGATGGAGTTTAGGTGAGCCAAGTTACAGTAATACTCAGAATGAGGTTAACATTAACAATGACCAGAGAAGGGAACTAGGATGGCCATCTTCTATAAGTTTTGGTGCTCCTGCTGGTTCAAGGCAAGAAGAACGACGTGTTGAACCGACTAATGCTGTCTCAATGGACAATACTAATACTACTATGTATGTGCACGGTGCCAATTCTCATATGATGCCTCCGCAGAATCTTAACTTGAATGCAGGAATGGGAGACAGTAGTAGTGCTAATAGCCATCATGTTGAACATGCTAACTTGCCAAAGTCTATTGGACCGGTAAATGAGCATGTTCCTCCCCCGCTTATTGGTTCTGGTCCTTTGATGCTTCCTTCGGCAAGTAACAGCCTTTTGTTTGAGGATACTGATGGTAGACCAGGTTGTTCTGTCGACACTCGGCGTGTATCTTGTAAAAGAAAGGCTGTTGAACGCAGTGTTGGACAATGTTCTGATGGTGGAAGTTCTAGCTACAGTCAGCCTACAGATGGCAGTGCTTGGAACACGCTGCCTACTCAGGATTATGTTGGCGGTAGCCTTGGCAGATCTGCTTCGGTGGATAGGGTGAGTGCAAGACTCGGACTAAGTATGGGGGATGGCCCCTCTGAAAGCATTCCTGATTCGAATGTTGCAGGAAACCCGGAAAGCTTCCATAGGAACTTCCGGTTAAGGGTAAATCCTTCAAGTCAACAAAGTTCCATTCCTGTTCCTCCTCCCGCTGCATTCTCAACGGGAAATGTGATTAGAACTTCTGGTATTTCTCCGTCCGTTCCAGTGTTGCCAAGATTTCATCCGGCTGATAATTCTCTAGATGCGAGACCAGTACCAACTGTAGATACTATGATTCCTCAAAGTCAGCCCCTTCTAGTTCATGTTCCTGCTTTACCAAGGAATATGCAATCATTTAGGTGGGGTGGCGCTTCTAGCTCAGCAAACAACCATTCATCAAACTCAGCTATACCTGCGGATAATAGGGACAATAACATACCTCATGAGGACGCAAGCTCGAGAAGTTTGCCTAGAAACCTCTTTGAACACCCGGTGTTTGCACCCGGAACCAATTTAAGAAATTTGGCTCGAAATCCAACAAATAGGGCTCCGAGTAGTGGAAATTTAAGTATTCCAGGAAATGTTGCCGCTGCTTCTTCGTCGCGATCTGGGTCACATTCAGCTATCAATCCATCATCTGCCTCTCCATGGGTTGCTCGTCCTAATCCTCAGCATTATCCACGAAGGTTATCTGAATATGTTCGCCGGTCATTGTTTCCTCCTCCCGGCTCCGAGGCTGGTGGAAGTTCAAGCAGTAATTATCCTTCCGCACGTGGTCCTGACTCGAGGGCACTGCCATCTGGGGCTCACCCGGGAACACCATCGTGGTTGGAGAGGCCAGGAGATCATGAGTATGGAATTCCCTATTCGATACGGTCGTTGGCTGTTGCTGGTGAAGGAAATAGTAGACTTGTGTCTGAG CTCCGAAATGTGTTAGGACTTATGCGTCGTGGTGGGAGCCTGCGATTTGAG TTACTTTCGATTGCGATTAGGATCCCAGGACTTTAG
- the LOC107648577 gene encoding uncharacterized protein At5g43822 isoform X1, whose product MEGVMKKFQGKFLKVREQLNRWDELQSCLISQFRSASSIIDRLQVLQNPSSYGCLSCNCNVRDALLANQMKSLDNILVSMRSTLEEFRNIVLFLEKTHHDSRQLVKGSSTRSNMKHLQQQVGVKPTLMDCLDGLLFLHDVHHSEYLLKSSIISTLSANALKKPSSGDLVAIQQLLVDQPNLLIEEVQRVFDIIFAEEL is encoded by the exons ATGGAAGGTGTGATGAAGAAGTTTCAGGGGAAGTTCCTTAAAGTTAGGGAACAACTAAATCGATGGGATGAGCTTCAGTCTTGCTTGATTTCACAATTTAGGAGTGCTTCCAGTATTATTGATAGGTTGCAG GTGCTTCAGAATCCTAGCAGTTATGGTTGTCTAAGTTGTAACTGCAATGTAAGAGATGCTCTCTTGGCAAATCAGATGAAATCTTTGGATAACATTTTGGTTTCCATGAGGAGTACTTT AGAAGAGTTTCGTAATATTGTTTTGTTTCTTGAGAAAACACATCATGACAGTAGACAACTGGTGAAAGGTAGTTCTACTCGCTCAAACATGAAGCATCTGCAGCAGCAAGTTGGTGTTAAACCTACTCTTATGGATTGCTTAGATGGTTTGTTGTTTCTACATGACGTCCATCACTCCGA GTATTTGTTGAAGTCTTCAATAATCTCAACACTATCAGCAAATGCTTTAAAAAAGCCCAG TTCCGGTGATCTTGTTGCCATACAACAACTCTTGGTTGATCAACCTAATCTCCTTATTGAGGAAG TTCAACGTGTATTTGATATCATATTTGCTGAAGAACTATGA
- the LOC107605655 gene encoding probable E3 ubiquitin-protein ligase RHG1A isoform X1, whose amino-acid sequence MQGQRDTIGSLPETLEFDCGSTSSGATTATVNQQICWNNMRNPADNRIPEYILPPSDVNPSYVSPLNHGWQNLSGWSLGEPSYSNTQNEVNINNDQRRELGWPSSISFGAPAGSRQEERRVEPTNAVSMDNTNTTMYVHGANSHMMPPQNLNLNAGMGDSSSANSHHVEHANLPKSIGPVNEHVPPPLIGSGPLMLPSASNSLLFEDTDGRPGCSVDTRRVSCKRKAVERSVGQCSDGGSSSYSQPTDGSAWNTLPTQDYVGGSLGRSASVDRVSARLGLSMGDGPSESIPDSNVAGNPESFHRNFRLRVNPSSQQSSIPVPPPAAFSTGNVIRTSGISPSVPVLPRFHPADNSLDARPVPTVDTMIPQSQPLLVHVPALPRNMQSFRWGGASSSANNHSSNSAIPADNRDNNIPHEDASSRSLPRNLFEHPVFAPGTNLRNLARNPTNRAPSSGNLSIPGNVAAASSSRSGSHSAINPSSASPWVARPNPQHYPRRLSEYVRRSLFPPPGSEAGGSSSSNYPSARGPDSRALPSGAHPGTPSWLERPGDHEYGIPYSIRSLAVAGEGNSRLVSELRNVLGLMRRGGSLRFEDVMILDQSVFSGIADIHDRHRDMRLDVDNMSYEELLALEERIGNVSTGLNEETILKLLKQKKHSVETGSQPESEAEPCCVCQEEYKDGEDIGTLDCGHDFHTECVKQWLKHKNLCPICKTTGLATKTT is encoded by the exons ATGCAAGGACAGCGAGATACAATCGGTTCCTTGCCAGAAACCTTAGAATTTGATTGTGGATCAACATCGAGTGGTGCAACCACTGCCACAGTGAATCAGCAGATTTGCTGGAATAATATGCGGAATCCTGCAGATAACCGAATACCCGAGTACATACTTCCCCCAAGTGATGTAAACCCATCTTATGTGAGCCCTTTGAATCATGGTTGGCAGAATTTGAGTGGATGGAGTTTAGGTGAGCCAAGTTACAGTAATACTCAGAATGAGGTTAACATTAACAATGACCAGAGAAGGGAACTAGGATGGCCATCTTCTATAAGTTTTGGTGCTCCTGCTGGTTCAAGGCAAGAAGAACGACGTGTTGAACCGACTAATGCTGTCTCAATGGACAATACTAATACTACTATGTATGTGCACGGTGCCAATTCTCATATGATGCCTCCGCAGAATCTTAACTTGAATGCAGGAATGGGAGACAGTAGTAGTGCTAATAGCCATCATGTTGAACATGCTAACTTGCCAAAGTCTATTGGACCGGTAAATGAGCATGTTCCTCCCCCGCTTATTGGTTCTGGTCCTTTGATGCTTCCTTCGGCAAGTAACAGCCTTTTGTTTGAGGATACTGATGGTAGACCAGGTTGTTCTGTCGACACTCGGCGTGTATCTTGTAAAAGAAAGGCTGTTGAACGCAGTGTTGGACAATGTTCTGATGGTGGAAGTTCTAGCTACAGTCAGCCTACAGATGGCAGTGCTTGGAACACGCTGCCTACTCAGGATTATGTTGGCGGTAGCCTTGGCAGATCTGCTTCGGTGGATAGGGTGAGTGCAAGACTCGGACTAAGTATGGGGGATGGCCCCTCTGAAAGCATTCCTGATTCGAATGTTGCAGGAAACCCGGAAAGCTTCCATAGGAACTTCCGGTTAAGGGTAAATCCTTCAAGTCAACAAAGTTCCATTCCTGTTCCTCCTCCCGCTGCATTCTCAACGGGAAATGTGATTAGAACTTCTGGTATTTCTCCGTCCGTTCCAGTGTTGCCAAGATTTCATCCGGCTGATAATTCTCTAGATGCGAGACCAGTACCAACTGTAGATACTATGATTCCTCAAAGTCAGCCCCTTCTAGTTCATGTTCCTGCTTTACCAAGGAATATGCAATCATTTAGGTGGGGTGGCGCTTCTAGCTCAGCAAACAACCATTCATCAAACTCAGCTATACCTGCGGATAATAGGGACAATAACATACCTCATGAGGACGCAAGCTCGAGAAGTTTGCCTAGAAACCTCTTTGAACACCCGGTGTTTGCACCCGGAACCAATTTAAGAAATTTGGCTCGAAATCCAACAAATAGGGCTCCGAGTAGTGGAAATTTAAGTATTCCAGGAAATGTTGCCGCTGCTTCTTCGTCGCGATCTGGGTCACATTCAGCTATCAATCCATCATCTGCCTCTCCATGGGTTGCTCGTCCTAATCCTCAGCATTATCCACGAAGGTTATCTGAATATGTTCGCCGGTCATTGTTTCCTCCTCCCGGCTCCGAGGCTGGTGGAAGTTCAAGCAGTAATTATCCTTCCGCACGTGGTCCTGACTCGAGGGCACTGCCATCTGGGGCTCACCCGGGAACACCATCGTGGTTGGAGAGGCCAGGAGATCATGAGTATGGAATTCCCTATTCGATACGGTCGTTGGCTGTTGCTGGTGAAGGAAATAGTAGACTTGTGTCTGAG CTCCGAAATGTGTTAGGACTTATGCGTCGTGGTGGGAGCCTGCGATTTGAG GACGTTATGATCCTCGACCAATCAGTGTTTTCTGGAATCGCTGATATTCATGATCGACACAGGGACATGCGACTTGATGTTGATAACATGTCATATGAG GAATTATTGGCTCTGGAAGAGCGCATTGGAAATGTGAGCACCGGATTGAACGAGGAAACCATATTGAAACTCTTGAAACAGAAGAAGCATTCGGTCGAAACTGGATCTCAGCCAGAGTCGGAAGCAGAACCATGCTGTGTTTGTCAG GAGGAGTACAAGGATGGAGAGGATATCGGCACGCTGGATTGCGGCCACGATTTCCATACAGAATGTGTCAAACAGTGGCTAAAGCACAAGAATCTGTGTCCGATTTGTAAGACAACAGGGTTGGCAACAAAAACAACATAA
- the LOC107605653 gene encoding NAC domain-containing protein 76 isoform X4: MEQEEEPQQNEPPHSHSQSRCVTLPPGCRFHPSEELLLRYYLTNKNGTGNWNGNGGLGFDGSDLIRELDFYDYDPFELPDFACFAYGYGGRRRHWYCFTSVRVSRGERWKRKRKVKSGFWLRRGRVSNVNGVGENVVLGTRTRFVFYMGDSAKNGARTDWVLYEYALVDHVMASYVLCRVFSKPRYKNSASDIGLSCCAEESVSAVRHIGIQHDEHVKLDAVEAKVCDDISIDHNNEICAGGNSDNDNQVKNAHDIDALRCLAGPQGSQQERLPLLPSSSTMFIEAISSPQQLLSITEEDFIELNDLT, translated from the exons ATGGAACAAGAAGAAGAACCACAACAAAATGAGCCacctcactctcactctcaatcTCGGTGCGTGACGCTACCTCCCGGTTGCCGGTTCCATCCTTCGGAGGAGCTTCTATTGCGTTACTACCTGACCAACAAAAACGGCACGGGGAACTGGAATGGTAACGGTGGTTTGGGATTCGATGGTTCTGATTTGATTCGGGAGCTGGATTTTTACGATTACGATCCTTTTGAACTGCCGGATTTTGCGTGCTTTGCGTACGGCTACGGCGGAAGGAGGAGGCACTGGTACTGTTTCACCTCCGTTAGGGTTTCGAGGGGAGAGAggtggaagaggaagaggaaggttAAGAGTGGGTTCTGGTTGAGGAGGGGAAGGGTTTCGAATGTTAACGGTGTTGGGGAGAACGTGGTTTTGGGAACGAGGACGAGGTTCGTTTTCTATATGGGTGATTCGGCGAAGAACGGTGCCAGGACGGATTGGGTTTTGTATGAATACGCATTGGTTGATCATGTTATG GCCTCTTATGTTCTTTGCCGGGTATTTAGTAAGCCTCGTTATAAGAATAGTGCATCAGACATCGGCCTGAGTTGTTGTGCAGAAGAGAGTGTATCAGCAGTGCGCCATATTGGTATTCAGCATGATGAACATGTTAAATTGGATGCCGTTGAAGCTAAAGTATGTGATGATATCTCCATTGACCACAACAATGAAATATGTGCTGGTGGAAACAGCGATAATGATAATCAAGTTAAGAATGCACATGATATAGATGCTCTACGTTGTTTGGCGGGTCCTCAGGGCAGTCAGCAG GAAAGGCTTCCTTTACTCCCCAGCAGTAGTACAATGTTCATTGAAGCAATTTCATCTCCACAACAATTACTTTCCATCACGGAGGAAGACTTCATAGAGTTGAATGATCTTACATGA
- the LOC107605653 gene encoding NAC domain-containing protein 76 isoform X3: protein MEQEEEPQQNEPPHSHSQSRCVTLPPGCRFHPSEELLLRYYLTNKNGTGNWNGNGGLGFDGSDLIRELDFYDYDPFELPDFACFAYGYGGRRRHWYCFTSVRVSRGERWKRKRKVKSGFWLRRGRVSNVNGVGENVVLGTRTRFVFYMGDSAKNGARTDWVLYEYALVDHVMASYVLCRVFSKPRYKNSASDIGLSCCAEESVSAVRHIGIQHDEHVKLDAVEAKVCDDISIDHNNEICAGGNSDNDNQVKNAHDIDALRCLAGPQGSQQLSIANFYISNNLKSLVRNGAISERLPLLPSSSTMFIEAISSPQQLLSITEEDFIELNDLT from the exons ATGGAACAAGAAGAAGAACCACAACAAAATGAGCCacctcactctcactctcaatcTCGGTGCGTGACGCTACCTCCCGGTTGCCGGTTCCATCCTTCGGAGGAGCTTCTATTGCGTTACTACCTGACCAACAAAAACGGCACGGGGAACTGGAATGGTAACGGTGGTTTGGGATTCGATGGTTCTGATTTGATTCGGGAGCTGGATTTTTACGATTACGATCCTTTTGAACTGCCGGATTTTGCGTGCTTTGCGTACGGCTACGGCGGAAGGAGGAGGCACTGGTACTGTTTCACCTCCGTTAGGGTTTCGAGGGGAGAGAggtggaagaggaagaggaaggttAAGAGTGGGTTCTGGTTGAGGAGGGGAAGGGTTTCGAATGTTAACGGTGTTGGGGAGAACGTGGTTTTGGGAACGAGGACGAGGTTCGTTTTCTATATGGGTGATTCGGCGAAGAACGGTGCCAGGACGGATTGGGTTTTGTATGAATACGCATTGGTTGATCATGTTATG GCCTCTTATGTTCTTTGCCGGGTATTTAGTAAGCCTCGTTATAAGAATAGTGCATCAGACATCGGCCTGAGTTGTTGTGCAGAAGAGAGTGTATCAGCAGTGCGCCATATTGGTATTCAGCATGATGAACATGTTAAATTGGATGCCGTTGAAGCTAAAGTATGTGATGATATCTCCATTGACCACAACAATGAAATATGTGCTGGTGGAAACAGCGATAATGATAATCAAGTTAAGAATGCACATGATATAGATGCTCTACGTTGTTTGGCGGGTCCTCAGGGCAGTCAGCAG CTATCAATTGCAAACTTCTACATCAGCAATAATCTGAAAAGTCTAGTCAGAAATGGGGCTATCAGT GAAAGGCTTCCTTTACTCCCCAGCAGTAGTACAATGTTCATTGAAGCAATTTCATCTCCACAACAATTACTTTCCATCACGGAGGAAGACTTCATAGAGTTGAATGATCTTACATGA
- the LOC107648577 gene encoding uncharacterized protein At5g43822 isoform X2 — MEGVMKKFQGKFLKVREQLNRWDELQSCLISQFRSASSIIDRLQVLQNPSSYGCLSCNCNVRDALLANQMKSLDNILVSMRSTLEEFRNIVLFLEKTHHDSRQLVKGSSTRSNMKHLQQQVGVKPTLMDCLDGLLFLHDVHHSEYLLKSSIISTLSANALKKPSYAIEVWFWQVEVN; from the exons ATGGAAGGTGTGATGAAGAAGTTTCAGGGGAAGTTCCTTAAAGTTAGGGAACAACTAAATCGATGGGATGAGCTTCAGTCTTGCTTGATTTCACAATTTAGGAGTGCTTCCAGTATTATTGATAGGTTGCAG GTGCTTCAGAATCCTAGCAGTTATGGTTGTCTAAGTTGTAACTGCAATGTAAGAGATGCTCTCTTGGCAAATCAGATGAAATCTTTGGATAACATTTTGGTTTCCATGAGGAGTACTTT AGAAGAGTTTCGTAATATTGTTTTGTTTCTTGAGAAAACACATCATGACAGTAGACAACTGGTGAAAGGTAGTTCTACTCGCTCAAACATGAAGCATCTGCAGCAGCAAGTTGGTGTTAAACCTACTCTTATGGATTGCTTAGATGGTTTGTTGTTTCTACATGACGTCCATCACTCCGA GTATTTGTTGAAGTCTTCAATAATCTCAACACTATCAGCAAATGCTTTAAAAAAGCCCAG TTACGCAATTGAAGTCTGGTTTTGGCAAGTTGAAGTGAATTGA
- the LOC107605653 gene encoding NAC domain-containing protein 76 isoform X2: MEQEEEPQQNEPPHSHSQSRCVTLPPGCRFHPSEELLLRYYLTNKNGTGNWNGNGGLGFDGSDLIRELDFYDYDPFELPDFACFAYGYGGRRRHWYCFTSVRVSRGERWKRKRKVKSGFWLRRGRVSNVNGVGENVVLGTRTRFVFYMGDSAKNGARTDWVLYEYALVDHVMASYVLCRVFSKPRYKNSASDIGLSCCAEESVSAVRHIGIQHDEHVKLDAVEAKVCDDISIDHNNEICAGGNSDNDNQVKNAHDIDALRCLAGPQGSQQLSIANFYISNNLKSLVRNGAISVGSQLAFLSSLQLPSPFLDLLDLRTHSYDLGKASFTPQQ, encoded by the exons ATGGAACAAGAAGAAGAACCACAACAAAATGAGCCacctcactctcactctcaatcTCGGTGCGTGACGCTACCTCCCGGTTGCCGGTTCCATCCTTCGGAGGAGCTTCTATTGCGTTACTACCTGACCAACAAAAACGGCACGGGGAACTGGAATGGTAACGGTGGTTTGGGATTCGATGGTTCTGATTTGATTCGGGAGCTGGATTTTTACGATTACGATCCTTTTGAACTGCCGGATTTTGCGTGCTTTGCGTACGGCTACGGCGGAAGGAGGAGGCACTGGTACTGTTTCACCTCCGTTAGGGTTTCGAGGGGAGAGAggtggaagaggaagaggaaggttAAGAGTGGGTTCTGGTTGAGGAGGGGAAGGGTTTCGAATGTTAACGGTGTTGGGGAGAACGTGGTTTTGGGAACGAGGACGAGGTTCGTTTTCTATATGGGTGATTCGGCGAAGAACGGTGCCAGGACGGATTGGGTTTTGTATGAATACGCATTGGTTGATCATGTTATG GCCTCTTATGTTCTTTGCCGGGTATTTAGTAAGCCTCGTTATAAGAATAGTGCATCAGACATCGGCCTGAGTTGTTGTGCAGAAGAGAGTGTATCAGCAGTGCGCCATATTGGTATTCAGCATGATGAACATGTTAAATTGGATGCCGTTGAAGCTAAAGTATGTGATGATATCTCCATTGACCACAACAATGAAATATGTGCTGGTGGAAACAGCGATAATGATAATCAAGTTAAGAATGCACATGATATAGATGCTCTACGTTGTTTGGCGGGTCCTCAGGGCAGTCAGCAG CTATCAATTGCAAACTTCTACATCAGCAATAATCTGAAAAGTCTAGTCAGAAATGGGGCTATCAGTGTCGGGAGTCAATTAGCGTTTCTATCTTCTTTACAATTACCTTCCCCCTTTTTAGATTTGCTAGATTTGAGAACTCATTCATATGATCTTG GAAAGGCTTCCTTTACTCCCCAGCAGTAG